From Haloglomus litoreum, the proteins below share one genomic window:
- a CDS encoding GNAT family N-acetyltransferase — protein sequence MELWRLSRTATARRAYDWLAARGVRVSTMLLYAHEGAVPEREPPAGASIEPFAGDPAGLPANLGADAAASPREALSGLGSFDRGLIARVDGAYAGHVVVTDRPVEVEVLETVLDEPGGYVHRLFVAPDHRGEGLARALVAAAVRVAREWDRARSWALIAPDNRPSRWTFEACGFGPEERLDYVRLGPLRRRNRTRV from the coding sequence ATGGAACTCTGGCGGCTCTCGCGGACCGCGACCGCGCGCCGGGCGTACGACTGGCTGGCGGCGCGTGGCGTCCGCGTCTCGACGATGCTCCTGTACGCCCACGAGGGGGCCGTCCCAGAGCGCGAGCCGCCAGCCGGGGCGAGCATCGAGCCGTTCGCCGGTGACCCAGCCGGCCTCCCTGCGAACCTCGGTGCCGACGCCGCCGCCTCGCCCCGCGAGGCGCTCTCGGGGCTGGGCTCGTTCGACCGTGGGCTCATCGCGCGCGTGGACGGCGCGTACGCGGGCCACGTCGTCGTGACCGACCGTCCCGTCGAGGTCGAGGTGCTGGAGACGGTGCTGGACGAGCCGGGCGGGTACGTCCACCGGTTGTTCGTCGCGCCCGACCACCGGGGCGAGGGACTGGCGAGGGCGCTCGTGGCGGCGGCCGTCCGCGTCGCGCGAGAGTGGGACCGGGCGCGCTCGTGGGCGCTCATCGCCCCCGACAACCGGCCGTCGCGGTGGACGTTCGAGGCCTGCGGGTTCGGACCGGAGGAGCGTCTGGACTACGTCCGGCTGGGGCCGCTCCGGCGCCGCAACCGGACGCGCGTGTGA
- a CDS encoding CDP-alcohol phosphatidyltransferase family protein, with translation MSGAASEGIVDWVRDRAAEHGWEADRRSFLRELSVADCVSLVALLFGWAAALLMASGQPNWGLLAMLGAFAFDKLDGAVARALDVTSDLGLQVDSYIDIFAYLVPAALLYHLTMAPNVYAGLVVGFVVLAFGGLRLIRHSTEGFGVDDGVAFYRGLTVVHANAVVVANYFLVSFVPAWNGWLAAATILPMGPAMTANYRSYKTDDSHLLVGVLATVAAGLCLILIFGVR, from the coding sequence ATGTCCGGAGCCGCCTCGGAAGGCATCGTAGACTGGGTCCGTGACAGGGCGGCCGAACACGGCTGGGAGGCCGACCGGCGGAGCTTCCTCCGGGAGTTGTCGGTCGCGGACTGCGTGAGCCTCGTGGCGCTCCTGTTCGGCTGGGCGGCCGCGCTGCTCATGGCCTCCGGACAGCCCAACTGGGGCCTGCTCGCGATGCTGGGTGCGTTTGCCTTCGACAAGCTCGACGGCGCGGTCGCTCGCGCCCTGGATGTCACCAGCGACCTCGGCCTGCAGGTCGACTCCTACATCGATATCTTCGCCTACCTGGTCCCCGCGGCCCTCCTCTACCACCTGACGATGGCGCCGAACGTGTACGCGGGCCTCGTGGTCGGGTTCGTCGTCCTGGCGTTCGGCGGCCTGCGACTCATCCGCCACTCGACGGAGGGGTTCGGCGTGGACGACGGCGTGGCCTTCTACCGGGGCCTCACCGTGGTCCACGCGAACGCCGTGGTCGTGGCGAACTACTTCCTCGTCAGCTTCGTTCCGGCGTGGAACGGCTGGCTCGCCGCTGCCACCATCCTCCCGATGGGACCGGCGATGACCGCCAACTACCGGAGCTACAAGACCGACGATAGCCACCTGCTGGTCGGCGTCCTCGCGACCGTCGCAGCGGGGCTCTGCCTGATTCTCATCTTCGGAGTCCGATGA
- a CDS encoding 50S ribosomal protein L15e, which yields MTRSFYSHIREAWNSPKEGKLAELQWQRQQEWRDQGAIERIDRPTRLDRARSLGYKAKQGIVVARVAVRKGGARKQRFKAGRRSKRQGVNKITRRKSIQRIAEERAGRKFRNLRVLNSYWVGEDGSKKWHEVILVDPEHPAIENDDDLNWICDDSQRGRTYRGRTSAGQKGRGQQGRGKGTEHTKPSLGADRRRGK from the coding sequence ATGACACGAAGCTTCTACTCGCACATCCGGGAGGCCTGGAACTCCCCGAAGGAGGGCAAGCTCGCGGAACTGCAGTGGCAGCGCCAGCAGGAGTGGCGCGACCAGGGCGCCATCGAGCGCATCGACCGTCCGACGCGGCTGGACCGCGCGCGCTCGCTGGGCTACAAGGCAAAGCAGGGCATCGTCGTGGCCCGCGTCGCCGTCCGGAAGGGCGGGGCGCGAAAGCAGCGGTTCAAGGCCGGCCGGCGCTCGAAGCGCCAGGGTGTCAACAAGATCACCCGCCGGAAGTCCATCCAGCGCATCGCCGAGGAGCGCGCGGGCCGGAAGTTCCGCAACCTCCGCGTCCTGAACTCCTACTGGGTCGGGGAGGACGGCTCGAAGAAGTGGCACGAGGTCATCCTCGTGGACCCCGAGCACCCCGCCATCGAGAACGACGACGACCTGAACTGGATCTGCGACGACTCCCAGCGCGGGCGCACCTACCGCGGGCGCACCTCCGCGGGCCAGAAGGGTCGCGGCCAGCAGGGCCGTGGCAAGGGTACCGAGCACACGAAGCCGAGCCTCGGCGCGGACCGACGGCGCGGGAAGTAA